The following proteins are encoded in a genomic region of Hymenobacter siberiensis:
- a CDS encoding cytochrome c oxidase subunit 3: MAQPTTLPHPAASATHDAPRTGNWDGGNEPFKASYGKLMMWFFLLSDAFTFAAFLTTYGMIRHKHEVFTGEAKDFVFSTRWWPIPDHVFNAFPGMGEANVPLGFVALMTMILILSSVTMVLAVEAGHRMDKADVQKWLLWTILFGSAFLASQAWEWGHFIHGHTEGTVMADGTVFHGANLAMNQYGPVLFADLFFFITGFHGTHVFSGVCLLVWCFIATTNGTFEKRGHYEMIEKIGLYWHFVDLVWVFVFTFFYLV; encoded by the coding sequence ATGGCCCAACCGACCACTTTGCCGCATCCCGCGGCTTCCGCTACTCACGATGCCCCGCGCACCGGCAACTGGGATGGCGGCAACGAACCCTTCAAAGCGAGCTACGGTAAGCTGATGATGTGGTTTTTCCTGCTTTCTGACGCATTTACCTTTGCCGCCTTCCTCACCACCTATGGCATGATTCGCCATAAGCACGAGGTTTTTACGGGTGAAGCTAAAGATTTTGTGTTCAGCACGCGCTGGTGGCCCATCCCTGACCACGTATTCAATGCCTTCCCCGGCATGGGCGAGGCCAACGTTCCGCTCGGTTTCGTGGCCCTGATGACTATGATTCTGATTCTGAGCTCCGTGACGATGGTGCTGGCCGTAGAAGCCGGCCACCGCATGGATAAAGCCGATGTGCAAAAGTGGCTGCTCTGGACCATCCTGTTTGGCTCTGCCTTTTTGGCCAGTCAGGCCTGGGAGTGGGGTCACTTCATCCACGGCCACACCGAAGGCACGGTAATGGCCGACGGTACCGTGTTCCACGGAGCTAATCTGGCAATGAACCAGTACGGGCCAGTGCTATTCGCCGACTTGTTCTTCTTCATCACCGGTTTCCACGGTACGCACGTATTCTCGGGCGTCTGCCTGTTGGTGTGGTGCTTTATTGCTACCACCAACGGTACCTTCGAAAAGCGCGGGCACTACGAGATGATTGAGAAAATCGGCCTCTACTGGCACTTTGTAGACTTGGTGTGGGTGTTCGTATTCACCTTCTTCTACCTCGTTTGA
- the cyoE gene encoding heme o synthase has translation MVKARAYFQLLKFRLSLTVAFSSAIGYMLGAHDFSWSRALLVMLGGLLVTGSANIINQVHERELDKLMTRTAKRPLPMGILSPGEAWVFCVLLGVAGLGLLWYLFNPLTAGLSLLSLILYGFIYTPLKTISPICVAVGAVPGGLPPLIGWVAATGYIGVEAWVLFGIQFMWQFPHFWAIAWVADDDYKRAGFKMLPSPGNRDLRTAFQIMTYTLLLIPLSLLPLEFNISGRISALVAVVAGVLFLLLTVQLMRTQSRKAALRIMFASFLYLPIVQIALVLDKI, from the coding sequence ATGGTTAAGGCCCGCGCCTATTTTCAGCTGCTCAAATTCCGGCTTTCGCTCACTGTAGCGTTTTCCAGCGCCATCGGGTATATGCTGGGAGCACACGATTTCAGTTGGAGCCGGGCTTTACTGGTGATGCTGGGTGGCCTGCTCGTGACTGGCTCGGCCAACATTATCAACCAGGTTCACGAGCGGGAGCTGGATAAGTTAATGACCCGCACGGCCAAGCGGCCACTCCCAATGGGCATTCTATCGCCGGGCGAAGCCTGGGTCTTCTGCGTGTTGCTGGGGGTAGCTGGGTTGGGGCTGCTGTGGTATCTGTTCAACCCGCTCACCGCAGGGCTATCGCTTCTGTCGCTTATCCTGTACGGATTCATCTACACGCCGCTTAAAACGATATCGCCTATTTGTGTTGCCGTAGGCGCTGTGCCGGGTGGTTTGCCGCCGCTTATCGGCTGGGTGGCGGCCACTGGCTACATTGGGGTAGAGGCGTGGGTGCTGTTCGGGATTCAGTTCATGTGGCAGTTTCCGCACTTCTGGGCCATTGCCTGGGTGGCCGACGACGATTATAAGCGGGCCGGCTTCAAAATGTTGCCCTCGCCTGGCAACCGCGACCTGCGCACCGCGTTTCAGATAATGACCTACACGCTGCTGCTGATTCCGCTTAGCCTGTTGCCGCTGGAATTCAATATTTCCGGTCGTATATCGGCATTGGTAGCGGTAGTGGCGGGCGTGCTGTTTCTGTTGCTCACGGTGCAGCTGATGCGTACGCAGTCGCGCAAGGCGGCACTGCGCATCATGTTTGCTTCTTTTTTGTACCTGCCCATCGTACAAATTGCTTTGGTACTGGACAAAATATAG
- a CDS encoding thioredoxin domain-containing protein: MRPRQTILLGLLLLVPVLAFLFLFRFGSNRYALPTYLPDRVDSTQVGGEWQRDTVFHQIAPFQLSSANGRDVSSRELGQGLYIAQFFGADEASVRVARQLLRVQEKFRHEPRVRLVTFVLNGEPSQTIALTKLAEQYGATAGKWFFLTGAADTLKKLTQQEFRLTADPKRLAGAVYTANIPAGRLLLVDNQRRVRGIYDGTDGREIDRLLTEVTVQLYDYEHPH, translated from the coding sequence ATGCGGCCCCGCCAAACCATTTTGCTGGGGCTACTGCTATTGGTGCCAGTACTGGCCTTTCTGTTCCTGTTCCGCTTCGGCTCCAACCGTTACGCGCTGCCAACTTACCTGCCCGACCGCGTGGATTCCACGCAGGTTGGCGGGGAGTGGCAGCGCGATACTGTTTTCCACCAAATAGCGCCGTTTCAATTGTCGTCTGCTAATGGGCGGGATGTGAGCAGCCGGGAGTTGGGCCAGGGGTTATACATCGCCCAGTTTTTTGGTGCCGATGAAGCCAGCGTCCGCGTAGCCCGCCAATTGCTGCGGGTGCAGGAGAAGTTCCGGCACGAGCCCCGCGTGCGTCTGGTCACCTTCGTGCTGAATGGTGAACCCAGCCAGACCATTGCCCTGACGAAGCTGGCCGAGCAATACGGTGCCACTGCGGGCAAATGGTTTTTCCTGACCGGTGCGGCCGATACCCTCAAAAAACTCACGCAGCAGGAGTTTCGCCTCACCGCCGACCCCAAGCGACTGGCTGGGGCCGTGTACACGGCTAACATCCCCGCCGGCCGGCTGTTGTTGGTTGACAATCAGCGACGGGTGCGTGGCATTTATGATGGCACCGACGGACGCGAAATAGACCGCTTACTCACGGAAGTAACGGTGCAGCTCTACGATTATGAACACCCCCACTGA
- a CDS encoding sensor histidine kinase has protein sequence MHPLSSSGSILKPAYSQRRLPWLLLLGAVLCFVGGYLASRYAQAPGMVQRTDVVRLQQLVRNAETTARREADTVAAELSRGNYSFQKLISQTTYPTCVLENGALRYWSDATLRPQEDAARTAAERLVETPMGQFLQLRRLAGRYLVLVYLPLERHYGITNRYLREGGEQALIRGLELKVVADSSVHGSARFDAPDGHYLFSIKRLQPNPLTGQYVPLALLALGSLLYAMGWLLLAWRWWQAGRPLTAVASLVMPLVMLRALLLYLGLPYSFIELPLFDPWVSAAAWWAPSLGDLLLDSLLALLVAVGGVALWRYFQVPQRVRAPRALSRQVVAAVAVGAAFCGWLGLLFSYYNTVFGGSQLSLDVSRSVQITGFWVVLALAVLLHTAAWLAGLFGLTQLAGALLQHVPRRLLLLAPALATLPVLGAGLVLGEPWVLLVGVLLLFAALVRAINLRAAPTTSNYQSSVLLVLLLALTAATGALALYSRFEKQVLVDKQRLAGNLLVDNDFQGEFLLSEQMHKIAHDPFVRRALTAAFGRPEVVRERIARQYLSHYFDKYESNITLYDEAGDPLGAPTGTPSLRETRAITERLAKPTGQAGVFLVQSDNPFGSRRYVAHITVPGQRVNGIGLPLGAVRVELTLKKLTSYSVLPELLVDQKFFEPGLATELSYAGYNHGRLVYSEGDFDYANRLPAALLAEPRLYTTGLTRKGFHQFAVRGSLDRTVVVTTATYSLGDWLANFSFQFLLSTFFWLLLGGVALLVRGRALPRLNFSTRIQLLLNVGIVVPLLVVSVATASQLIDSYKRDLARTYERRGQLALESLRRQRHLLSDSTARPTLAVLVKNVAALTETDLNLYDAHGELLASSQPLIFDAGLLGPLVNPQAMVALGERNRPRVLLTERAGSLSFNSLYLPVRAGAGEAVVTDLAGHALGHGSADGPPKKGPVYAVHSVFDDDDGSSFDETALPTGPILGYVGIPFFDSEKALNTKLTELFTTILNIFTLMFLLFLGLAFVAARQLTAPLKLITEKLTKTTLTGENELLDYHSSDDEIGLLVREYNTMLTKLEASKRELAAQEKEAAWREMARQVAHEIKNPLTPMKLSLQFLQKAIAERRPNAEELIGRISQTLITQIDVLSDIATSFSTFTNLPTMRPERLDIAAVLRRCAGLHQPDTDDGTLALHLPPDAETGRYVVFADENLLVRTFNNLLINARQAVPEGRAPYIDVSLEAAGAGSVRVAIRDNGAGIPEEVREKIFVPNFTTKASGSGIGLAVARRGIESAGGKIWFETKVGEGTDFFIELPLAG, from the coding sequence TTGCACCCGCTTTCTTCCTCCGGCTCAATCCTGAAACCAGCTTACTCACAACGGCGTCTACCCTGGCTGCTGCTGCTGGGGGCGGTTTTGTGTTTTGTAGGTGGTTACCTGGCCAGCCGCTACGCGCAAGCCCCGGGCATGGTGCAGCGTACCGATGTGGTGCGCCTGCAACAGCTGGTGCGGAATGCCGAAACCACGGCCCGTCGCGAAGCCGATACGGTGGCGGCCGAGCTGTCGCGCGGTAACTATAGCTTCCAAAAGCTTATTTCCCAGACTACGTACCCCACTTGCGTATTGGAAAACGGAGCCCTGCGCTACTGGTCCGATGCAACGTTGCGGCCGCAGGAGGATGCGGCCCGCACAGCTGCCGAGCGCCTTGTGGAAACGCCGATGGGCCAGTTCCTGCAGTTGCGCCGTCTGGCGGGGCGGTACCTGGTTCTCGTTTACCTGCCTCTGGAACGGCACTACGGCATCACCAACCGCTACCTGCGGGAGGGCGGCGAGCAGGCACTGATTCGCGGGCTGGAACTGAAAGTGGTGGCGGATAGCTCGGTCCACGGCTCGGCTCGGTTTGACGCACCCGATGGCCACTACCTTTTTTCTATCAAGCGGTTGCAGCCCAATCCGCTCACCGGGCAGTACGTGCCGCTGGCGTTGCTGGCGTTGGGCAGCCTACTGTATGCCATGGGGTGGCTGCTGCTGGCGTGGCGCTGGTGGCAGGCCGGGCGGCCGCTGACCGCCGTGGCCTCATTGGTGATGCCTTTGGTGATGCTGCGGGCGCTACTGTTGTACCTGGGACTGCCATATTCTTTTATCGAACTGCCCTTGTTTGACCCCTGGGTGAGTGCGGCCGCGTGGTGGGCGCCCTCGCTGGGCGACTTATTACTCGATTCCCTGCTGGCTTTGTTGGTAGCCGTGGGCGGTGTGGCATTGTGGCGGTATTTCCAAGTGCCGCAGCGGGTGCGGGCCCCGCGTGCGCTAAGCCGACAGGTTGTGGCCGCAGTAGCGGTGGGGGCGGCTTTTTGTGGTTGGCTGGGACTGTTGTTTAGCTATTATAACACGGTTTTTGGCGGTTCCCAATTGAGCCTCGATGTGAGCCGAAGCGTGCAGATAACGGGTTTCTGGGTGGTGCTGGCACTGGCGGTGCTGTTGCACACCGCCGCGTGGCTGGCCGGACTGTTCGGCCTGACGCAGCTGGCAGGTGCGTTATTGCAGCATGTGCCGCGCCGGCTGCTGCTGCTGGCTCCCGCGCTGGCTACGCTGCCGGTGCTGGGGGCGGGGCTGGTACTGGGTGAGCCGTGGGTGCTGCTGGTGGGGGTTTTACTCTTGTTCGCCGCGCTGGTGCGGGCTATAAACCTACGGGCCGCGCCCACTACCAGTAATTACCAATCGTCGGTGCTGTTGGTACTGCTGCTGGCCCTTACGGCGGCTACCGGGGCACTGGCGCTGTACTCCCGCTTCGAAAAGCAGGTGTTGGTTGATAAGCAGCGTCTGGCGGGTAATCTGTTGGTTGATAACGATTTTCAGGGGGAGTTTCTGCTGAGTGAGCAGATGCACAAAATTGCGCACGACCCGTTTGTCCGGCGGGCGCTCACGGCTGCTTTCGGGCGGCCCGAAGTGGTGCGCGAACGCATTGCCCGGCAATACCTGAGCCACTATTTTGACAAATACGAGAGCAATATCACGCTGTATGACGAGGCGGGCGACCCGTTAGGCGCCCCAACGGGAACTCCCAGCCTACGCGAAACCCGCGCAATTACCGAGCGGCTGGCCAAGCCTACGGGGCAGGCCGGCGTGTTTCTGGTGCAGTCTGATAATCCGTTTGGCTCGCGGCGCTATGTGGCGCACATCACCGTGCCGGGGCAGCGGGTGAACGGAATTGGCTTGCCGCTGGGCGCCGTGCGGGTAGAATTGACGCTCAAGAAGCTCACTTCCTATAGCGTGCTGCCGGAGCTGCTGGTGGACCAGAAATTCTTTGAGCCCGGCCTGGCCACCGAGCTGAGCTACGCCGGCTACAACCACGGCCGGCTGGTGTACAGCGAAGGCGATTTTGACTACGCCAACCGCCTGCCCGCCGCCCTGCTGGCTGAGCCGCGCCTTTACACCACGGGCCTCACGCGCAAGGGCTTCCATCAGTTTGCCGTGCGGGGCTCGCTGGACCGGACCGTCGTGGTGACCACGGCCACGTATTCGCTGGGGGACTGGCTGGCCAATTTTTCGTTTCAGTTCTTGCTATCGACGTTTTTCTGGCTACTGCTGGGCGGCGTGGCCCTGCTGGTGCGCGGCCGGGCGCTGCCCCGGCTCAATTTCAGCACGCGCATTCAGCTGCTGCTGAACGTGGGCATTGTGGTGCCGCTGTTGGTGGTGAGCGTGGCCACGGCCAGCCAGCTTATTGACTCGTATAAGCGCGACCTGGCCCGCACGTATGAGCGGCGCGGCCAGCTGGCCCTGGAAAGCCTGCGCCGGCAGCGCCACCTGCTTTCCGACAGCACGGCCCGCCCCACGCTGGCCGTGCTGGTCAAAAACGTGGCCGCCCTCACCGAAACCGACCTCAACCTTTATGATGCCCACGGCGAGCTGCTGGCCAGCAGCCAGCCCCTCATTTTCGATGCCGGGCTGCTGGGGCCGCTGGTGAACCCGCAGGCCATGGTGGCATTGGGTGAGCGCAACCGGCCCCGCGTCCTGCTCACGGAGCGGGCCGGGTCGTTATCGTTCAATTCGCTGTACCTGCCGGTGCGGGCCGGGGCAGGCGAGGCCGTGGTGACCGATTTGGCCGGGCACGCATTGGGGCACGGCAGCGCCGATGGCCCTCCGAAGAAAGGGCCGGTTTACGCGGTGCATTCGGTATTTGACGATGACGACGGGTCGTCGTTCGACGAAACGGCCTTGCCCACCGGCCCGATTCTGGGCTACGTGGGCATCCCGTTCTTCGACTCGGAGAAAGCGTTGAATACCAAGCTTACAGAGCTGTTTACCACGATTCTCAACATCTTCACGCTGATGTTTCTGCTGTTTTTGGGGCTGGCGTTTGTGGCGGCGCGGCAGCTCACGGCTCCCCTCAAGCTCATCACCGAAAAGCTCACTAAAACCACGCTCACTGGCGAAAACGAGCTGCTGGACTACCACAGCTCCGACGACGAGATTGGCCTGCTGGTGCGCGAGTACAATACCATGCTCACCAAGCTGGAGGCCAGTAAGCGCGAGCTGGCCGCCCAGGAAAAGGAGGCGGCCTGGCGCGAGATGGCCCGGCAGGTGGCGCACGAAATCAAAAATCCACTCACGCCCATGAAGCTGAGTCTGCAGTTTTTGCAGAAAGCCATTGCCGAGCGCCGCCCCAATGCCGAGGAGTTGATTGGCCGAATCAGCCAGACGCTCATCACCCAGATTGACGTACTGAGCGACATTGCCACCAGCTTCAGCACCTTCACCAACCTGCCCACCATGCGCCCCGAGCGGCTGGATATCGCCGCCGTGCTGCGCCGTTGCGCCGGCCTGCACCAGCCCGATACCGACGATGGTACCCTGGCCCTGCACCTGCCGCCAGATGCCGAAACCGGCCGCTACGTGGTGTTTGCCGATGAAAACCTGCTGGTCCGCACCTTCAACAACCTGCTGATAAACGCCCGCCAAGCCGTGCCCGAAGGCCGCGCCCCGTACATTGACGTGTCGTTGGAAGCGGCTGGCGCGGGCAGCGTGCGCGTGGCCATCCGCGACAACGGCGCGGGCATTCCCGAGGAGGTGCGCGAGAAAATCTTCGTGCCCAATTTTACTACCAAGGCCAGCGGCTCGGGCATTGGGCTGGCGGTGGCCCGGCGCGGCATCGAGAGCGCCGGGGGTAAAATCTGGTTCGAAACCAAAGTGGGGGAGGGCACGGACTTTTTTATCGAGCTGCCGCTGGCGGGATAA
- a CDS encoding DUF983 domain-containing protein, protein MYISSGFSTAALLGIGFLLYYLANDSPLWVYVITVVVAVLAVTPLLFRYARAVMLYGVGGASFDPRYLNR, encoded by the coding sequence ATGTACATAAGCTCGGGTTTCTCGACGGCAGCGCTGCTGGGAATTGGGTTTTTGCTCTATTATCTCGCCAACGACTCGCCCCTGTGGGTTTATGTGATAACTGTGGTCGTAGCCGTATTGGCCGTAACGCCGCTACTATTCCGCTATGCGCGGGCCGTGATGCTCTACGGGGTTGGCGGTGCTAGCTTCGACCCGCGTTATCTAAATCGATAG
- a CDS encoding cytochrome c oxidase subunit 3 yields the protein MNPSETLSEKEVGLGWHPKRVLLILLIFSIVMMFAAFTSGYIVRRDEGNWREFDLPASLLINSILIALSSASIQWAYFSARKDEINRVKIGMIVTLVLGLAFLVGQYHSFGDLVGGNTYFGGADANPSGSFVYVLMGVHAFHLVTGLVFLAVVLRRTLNYQVHSRALLSIGNATLYWHFLGGLWLYLYLFLLLNH from the coding sequence ATGAATCCTTCTGAAACGTTATCCGAAAAGGAAGTTGGACTAGGCTGGCACCCTAAGCGCGTGCTGCTTATTCTACTTATTTTCAGCATTGTGATGATGTTCGCGGCTTTTACCAGCGGCTACATCGTGCGCCGCGATGAAGGCAACTGGCGCGAGTTTGACCTGCCCGCTTCACTTCTCATCAACTCCATTCTGATTGCGCTGAGCAGTGCGAGCATACAATGGGCCTATTTCTCAGCACGTAAGGACGAAATCAACCGGGTGAAAATCGGTATGATTGTCACGCTGGTACTTGGGTTGGCTTTCCTGGTGGGACAGTACCATAGCTTCGGCGACCTGGTGGGCGGCAATACGTACTTTGGCGGAGCCGATGCCAATCCTTCCGGTTCATTCGTATACGTTTTGATGGGTGTGCACGCTTTTCACTTGGTTACGGGGCTTGTTTTTCTGGCCGTAGTACTCAGGCGGACGCTTAATTATCAGGTGCATTCGCGTGCCTTGCTCTCCATCGGCAACGCTACTTTATACTGGCACTTCCTGGGCGGGCTTTGGCTGTACCTGTATTTGTTCTTACTTTTGAACCACTAA
- a CDS encoding COX15/CtaA family protein: MEKFHLSPAVRRFRFVGILTVVSVYLLILVGGVVRSTGSGMGCPDWPKCFGQWVPPTEASQLPPDYKEIYTAQRVAKNQKLARTLQRMGFAQVAGSIFAHPTQYIETDFNPVKTWIEYVNRLLGALIGVFVFLTVAFALPYWRRDRTIFWLAFASFILTGVQGYLGSLVVSTNLLPVMVTVHMALALVIVALLLYAVDRARWGQGDVTSRLPEAELIDASVGMKRPAAALQIWLWAALLLTFWQIVLGTQVREQVDIVSAAADYVGRENWVSKLGSVFSLHRTVSAAVLLLNVYLGYEIWQLVQKRLRNLVTATLSLIGLEILAGIVLASFALPAVVQPVHLTLATVLFGVQFLTLLAVVRARKSTETIAPTDAPRRVVA, from the coding sequence ATGGAGAAATTTCATTTGAGCCCTGCCGTACGGCGTTTCCGTTTTGTGGGCATTCTCACCGTCGTAAGCGTTTACCTGTTGATTCTGGTGGGTGGAGTAGTTCGGAGTACCGGCAGTGGCATGGGATGCCCGGATTGGCCCAAATGCTTTGGCCAATGGGTGCCCCCAACCGAAGCCAGCCAGCTGCCTCCAGATTACAAAGAGATATACACGGCGCAACGGGTGGCCAAAAACCAGAAGCTGGCCCGAACGCTGCAACGAATGGGTTTTGCGCAGGTTGCGGGCAGCATATTTGCCCATCCCACGCAATATATCGAAACGGATTTCAACCCGGTGAAAACCTGGATTGAGTACGTAAACCGATTGTTGGGCGCGCTAATTGGAGTATTTGTTTTTCTTACCGTTGCGTTCGCCCTGCCTTACTGGCGGCGCGACCGCACTATTTTCTGGCTGGCATTTGCTTCGTTTATTCTGACGGGGGTGCAAGGCTACCTTGGTTCATTGGTGGTTTCCACCAATTTGCTGCCCGTGATGGTAACGGTGCACATGGCGCTGGCGCTGGTGATAGTAGCGCTGCTACTGTACGCTGTTGACCGGGCACGGTGGGGGCAAGGCGATGTTACATCGCGATTGCCGGAAGCGGAACTTATTGATGCGAGTGTCGGGATGAAGCGTCCAGCGGCCGCTTTGCAAATATGGCTTTGGGCCGCGCTGCTGCTCACGTTCTGGCAGATTGTGCTGGGGACGCAGGTGCGCGAACAAGTAGACATTGTATCGGCCGCAGCGGACTATGTAGGGCGCGAAAACTGGGTGAGCAAGCTGGGTAGCGTGTTCAGCCTGCATCGTACGGTATCGGCTGCGGTTTTGCTGCTGAACGTGTACCTGGGCTACGAGATTTGGCAGCTTGTCCAAAAACGCCTGCGCAATTTGGTTACAGCTACGCTCAGCCTGATTGGCCTGGAAATTCTGGCCGGAATCGTGCTAGCGTCGTTTGCACTGCCGGCCGTGGTGCAGCCAGTGCATCTTACTCTGGCTACTGTATTGTTTGGCGTACAGTTTCTGACGCTGCTGGCCGTGGTCCGTGCGCGTAAAAGCACGGAAACTATTGCGCCCACAGATGCACCCCGGCGGGTTGTTGCGTAA
- a CDS encoding cytochrome C oxidase subunit IV family protein, with product MASHATTEHTLAPGEIAKPNTAWIWRVFGILVGITAVEFVFVFLMSPSTLRNSIFIVLTIMKAFFIVAEFMHLKHETKGLIWTILVPVSLLVWLLVALVTEGSFMGEVLQSMFK from the coding sequence ATGGCTTCTCACGCAACTACTGAACACACCCTTGCCCCGGGTGAAATCGCCAAGCCAAACACCGCCTGGATTTGGCGGGTATTCGGCATCCTGGTTGGTATCACGGCCGTCGAATTCGTTTTCGTATTCCTGATGTCCCCGAGTACGCTGCGCAATAGCATTTTCATCGTGCTCACCATCATGAAAGCATTCTTTATTGTGGCTGAGTTCATGCACCTGAAGCACGAAACCAAAGGACTGATTTGGACCATTCTGGTGCCGGTGTCCCTGTTGGTATGGCTGTTGGTGGCGCTGGTTACCGAAGGCTCGTTCATGGGCGAAGTGCTGCAAAGCATGTTTAAATAG
- a CDS encoding DUF420 domain-containing protein, protein MNTPTEQLHPPVMAPGDYTRYRIILGGLGIVVPLLVAILFYFKGIFKIDGADAYLRMLPAVNAGLNSLTAVALLVGYYFIRRKNVLAHRAAMGTAFVLGGLFLLSYVAYHSQVESTHFGGVGAARLIYFVLLLTHISLAVVTVGLVLFTLYFALTGQYTKHKAIARWTFPVWLYVSVTGVIVYFMISPYYV, encoded by the coding sequence ATGAACACCCCCACTGAACAACTGCACCCCCCGGTAATGGCCCCCGGGGACTATACGCGCTACAGAATTATCCTTGGTGGCCTGGGCATCGTGGTGCCGCTGCTGGTAGCAATACTGTTTTATTTCAAGGGCATTTTCAAGATTGATGGGGCTGATGCGTACTTGCGCATGCTGCCAGCCGTGAATGCCGGCCTGAACTCACTGACGGCCGTGGCCCTGCTGGTTGGGTATTACTTTATCCGCCGGAAGAACGTGCTGGCCCACCGGGCGGCCATGGGCACGGCCTTCGTCCTGGGTGGGCTGTTTCTGCTGTCGTACGTGGCGTATCATTCGCAGGTAGAAAGCACGCACTTTGGTGGGGTAGGGGCTGCCCGTCTTATTTATTTCGTCTTGCTTCTTACCCATATCAGCCTCGCGGTGGTGACGGTAGGACTCGTGCTGTTTACGCTCTATTTCGCGCTCACGGGACAGTACACCAAGCACAAAGCCATTGCGCGCTGGACCTTTCCGGTCTGGCTGTACGTATCAGTCACGGGCGTTATTGTGTATTTTATGATTTCGCCGTATTATGTCTGA